Proteins from a single region of Pangasianodon hypophthalmus isolate fPanHyp1 chromosome 7, fPanHyp1.pri, whole genome shotgun sequence:
- the enpp6 gene encoding glycerophosphocholine cholinephosphodiesterase ENPP6, whose protein sequence is MPSPVRSSCAFIIAFLLLSGCHCDDRKLMVFLIDGFRYDYIDDLQNLPGFKEIVYNGVKVDYMTPDFPSLSYPNYYSLMTGRHCDVHQMTGNYMWDQDTSEEFLIGTNPGSRLPMWWDGSEPLWVTLQKLRKKVYMYYWPGCEVQILGVNPTFCEKYVSSPSLKNLNDAIENGLNVLKNDMADMVAVYYENIDVEGHHFGPGSEQVRTAIHSLDTAFQTLNYKIKEKDLDDDLNVIIFSDHGMTDIKWMDKIIELEAYINMSNIIKMMDRGPVVSLWPKPAMLEEIYTALQAAQNMKVYRTHDIPDRYHYKSGKFVSPLTLVADPGWFITENKAELPYWQNGTGEPQGWQHGWHGYDNEFLDMRGFLLAQGPAFKKNFRAGPIRSVDVYNLMCNTLAINPLPNNGSWSRVQFMLTSSAYAVQPVLLYSCVLAILVMLLSARI, encoded by the exons ATGCCGAGTCCCGTGCGCTCATCCTGCGCTTTCATCATCGCTTTTCTTCTGCTCTCCGGATGCCACTGCGATGATAGAAAACTCATGGTCTTCCTCATCGACGGTTTCCGCTATGACTACATAGACGATCTACAGAACCTGCCGGGGTTTAAAGAAATTGTGTACAACGGCGTCAAAGTGGATTACATGACCCCGGACTTTCCAAGTCTGTCCTACCCCAATTATTACTCCCTCATGACCG GTCGCCATTGTGATGTGCACCAAATGACGGGGAATTATATGTGGGATCAGGACACGTCAGAGGAATTTCTAATTGGAACCAATCCAGGCAGCCGCTTACCAATGTGGTGGGACGGCTCTGAACCCCTCTGGGTAACACTGCAGAAACTACGCAAGAAAGTCTACATGTACTACTGGCCAG GTTGTGAAGTGCAGATTCTTGGTGTAAATCCCACATTCTGTGAGAAATATGTTTCCAGTCCTTCTCTGAAGAATCTAAATGATGCCATAGAGAATGGTCTCAATGTGCTAAA GAATGATATGGCAGATATGGTAGCTGTGTATTATGAGAACATTGATGTGGAAGGGCACCACTTTGGTCCTGGGTCGGAACAGGTGCGGACTGCTATCCACTCACTGGACACGGCATTCCAGACTTTAAACTACAAGATCAAG GAGAAAGACTTGGATGATGATCTGAATGTCATCATATTCTCTGACCATGGGATGACTGACATCAAGTGGATGGATAAGATTATTGAACTGGAGGCTTATATAAACATGTCCAATATCATAAAGATGATGGACAGAGGCCCAGTTGTCAGTCTGTGGCCTAAACCAGCAATGCTTGAAGAG atatataCAGCATTGCAGGCAGCACAGAACATGAAGGTGTATCGGACACATGACATCCCAGATCGCTATCACTATAAGAGTGGGAAATTTGTCTCACCATTAACACTTGTTGCTGACCCTGGATGGTTCATCACTGAG AACAAAGCTGAGCTGCCTTACTGGCAGAATGGTACAGGAGAGCCCCAGGGCTGGCAGCACGGTTGGCATGGCTATGACAATGAGTTCCTGGACATGAGGGGCTTTCTTCTGGCTCAGGGACCAG CCTTCAAGAAGAATTTCCGAGCAGGCCCGATCAGATCAGTGGATGTGTATAATTTAATGTGCAACACCCTTGCCATCAATCCCCTTCCCAACAATGGCTCCTGGTCTCGAGTGCAGTTTATGCTGACGAGCTCTGCTTATGCTGTACAGCCTGTGCTGCTTTACAGCTGTGTGCTGGCAATCCTGGTGATGCTACTGTCTGCTCGGATttag